In Chlorobiota bacterium, the sequence GAAGCTCGCGCAGCAAGGAGATGCCATCACGTTTTGGCAGCATCAGGTCCAGGATCATGCCGTCGTACTCCCCCGCCAACGCTTTCTCCAGCCCCTGGTCGCCGTCGTAGGCAACCTCCACCTCGTAGTTTTCCTCACGCAATCCCTGCATGACGAAGTTGGCAACCTTCTTTTCGTCTTCGATTACCAGAATTCTCATAGTGGTTCGGAAGATACTGTGAACAACCAGCGGGCCATCGCACTCTGTGATCCTTGATCCCCGCTGTGCCGCGCTGATGTCCGCCAAAATACGCAACCAAGTGCCGATGGTAGCATCGGTGTGTGACGGCGGCGGGATGCGCCCAAACGGCTGTTGGCCGCGCAATCCTCTTCTTCCTATCTTACCGCCCCTTTCAACTCTTCAGGTACACAATCAACAGGTTTACGTTATGAGGCAACTGCACCGCTGGCATCTGCTGTTCCTTTCTGGACTGCTTTGCTGTTTTGCAACCACAACCCGCACGCAATCGCAGGTGCGAACAATAGAGCTGCGGGAGATGGTCCGATCGGCCGAAACGATTTTTGCCGGGCGCGTTACCGAGGTTCGCGGCGCGCTGGACGAACGGGGCGACATCGTCACCTACACCACTTTCAGCGTTGAGAACAACGTGATGAAGGCTGGCTCGATGACCATCACCATCAAGCAGTTTGGCGGGCGGTGGAACGGGCGCACCATGCTGATTCCCCACGCACGCTATTTCCAAAAAGGGGAGCGGGTGATGGTGATGCTTTACCCGGTCAGCGATTTGGGATTTACCAGCCCCGTTGGATTGTCGCAAGCGGCCTGGACCGTAAGCAATGGGATGGTGACGGGAATCACCGCCGCCAGCCTGAAGCAGATTCCGGCATTGCTGAAAAAACATGGCATTGCCCCACCCACCACATCCACCATCTCGATGCCAATTGCCACCTTCAGCGCGTTGGTGCGCGATATTCAAAAGGGGGGCCAGTAAGATGCGATTCTTCTGCAAAGAACCTCTGGGCCAGGCAAGTTCTTCCCTTCGTTCGGGGCTTGCCATTGTTTTCCTGCTGATGGTGTCGGTTGGGGAAGCGGTGGCGGGGGGACCGTTGGGGGCCACGGGAACCACGCCGAACACCTATCCCGCAACGGCAATGCCGCTCATCTACAAAACCGATTTGGGAACGCTGGGAAGGTTCACCAACGTCGTCGGGAAATCCATTGCGGACTATGCGTTCCAGCAGTGGGACAACGTTACCACCGCCTCGCTCACCATCATCAACGGCGGAACGCTGGCGAACAACGTCACTTCGGCAACCGACCCCTACATCTCCGGTGTTGGCCAGTTCAACGACGGCATCAACCCCGTGGTGTTCGATAACGACGGCTCGATCACCGATTCCCGAATCGGCGTTGGCGCAAAGAACACGGTGTACGGTTTTGCTGCTTCGGTTGGAATTGGAACCGATCTGTACGAAGGCTTCGTGATTATCAACGGCCACCTGAGCGGGACCGGATCGGCCGAGGATGAGGATCGTTTCAAGGCGGTTATCACCCACGAGGCCGGGCATTTTCTTGGAATGGCCCATTCCCAAAACGCCATGCACTCCGGCTACGCCACCATGTATCCCTCCATCGAGTCTCTGGACCAAAAAACGTTGGAGCCGGATGACCGCGCCGCTATCTCACTTCTCTATCCAACTCCCGACTATTTAGCCAGCGTCGGCTTTATTTCCGGAGCCGTGCGGACCGGGGGGAATGAAAAAGTGAGCGGCGTGTGTGTGATTGCCGTGGACACCGCAACCGGGGATGCCTACAGCACCATTGTTGACTACTACTCCGGCGGGCATCCGGCGTTCCAGAATCCCCCCGCGGCCAACGGGACCTTCACCATCTCAGGGTTGCCGCCGGGATATTATGCCGTGCGGGTGGAGCCGTTGTTGGAGGTCTTCACCAAAGGTTCCGCCATTGCCAGCTATCCCACGCCGATCAACACAAACACCGCGATTGAGTGGTACAACAGCACGGGGGAATCGGCCGATCTTCTGTTGGATAATTGGAATGACTTCACCCCCGTCAGGGTGCGGGCCGGCGACACCACGAAGAACGTTGCAATCTTCACCAATCAATCGGCACTAACCACCGAGGTGACGCACCATCAGGGAGGATTGGGAAGTTACTTGGAGCTTCCGGTCCCGGGAGCCAATATCACCAGCTACGCCAACCGTTTCACCGCCCCCACAAACGGATCGTTGGTGGGGATGAAACTCCTGTTCCTTTCCCCATCGGTCACGCCGGTTGGCGGGTCCTTCACCGTGACGGTCTATTCCAACAAGGCGGGAAGTTTGGCGGGGATTCCGAACAACGTGCTGGGCACGGTGACGATCCCGTACAAGTATCTGATGGGCAATCAAGAAAATGAGATTTGGCTGCGGGGGATTGGCGCGCCGGTCAACTTCAACGCTGGCGAGGAATTCCACATTGCCGTTACCAACAGCTTGGGAACGTTGGTGATCCCCACCGACGACGGCAGCAACACGCAAAACCGAAGCAGCTACAAAACCATAAGCGGCTGGAAAAATTTCCCCGATGGAGTTCCCGGCGGCACGGGCGTGACAATCTGGATGACCGCTGTTTATACCACCGTCACCGCTGGGTCCCCGCAGGCGGCGTTGAACGCTTCGCCAAACCCCGTCAACTTTGGGACCACCCGCCCGAACAAACCGGTGGAGCAATCGCTGACGATCAGCAACCCAGGGACCGCAACGCTGAACGTGACATCGGCAACCATCAGCGGGGTGAATCAATCGGAGTTCAGCATTGTGGGGGGGGGCGCGCCATTCAGCGTCAACAAAGGGGAAAGCCACCAACTTACCCTGCGGTTCAATCCAACAACCAACGGAAGCAGCCGCTCGGCAATGCTGACGCTGGCAAGCAACGCGCCAGGCTCGCCACTTGGGATTCAGCTGAACGGAAGCGCGGGCTTGGCGGTGGCGCAGGAGGCATTATCGGTGATTGATCTGAAAGAGCGGAGGGTTGGCGCAACAGCGATGGTAGATACCGTGGTCCTGCAGAACACCGGCAACGACACCTTGCGGATCAGCGAAATCGCCACCACCGGAGCCGATTCCGCGCGGCTGCGGTACTTCGGCGCGAAAAGCGTGCTGGTTGCCCCGGGGACCACGCTGAAATTGCGGGTGAGATTTGACCCACAGGAGCGGCGGCGATATTCTTCCACCATCCGGCTAACCCACGACGACACCACAGGCTTCAGCGAGTTCGCGGTGTTTGGGACCGGGGTGGCCGGAATCGCCAGTGCCGAACGCGACACGTTAATCTTCCCCCGAACAGCGGTGCAATCTTCCTACGACTCGGCCTACTCCATCACCAACACCGGGGATTATCCGTTGACGATCACCGCGCTGGGCCTGAACGGGGCCGACAAATCGGCGTTTGCGATCATCACCCAGCCA encodes:
- a CDS encoding choice-of-anchor D domain-containing protein, which produces MRFFCKEPLGQASSSLRSGLAIVFLLMVSVGEAVAGGPLGATGTTPNTYPATAMPLIYKTDLGTLGRFTNVVGKSIADYAFQQWDNVTTASLTIINGGTLANNVTSATDPYISGVGQFNDGINPVVFDNDGSITDSRIGVGAKNTVYGFAASVGIGTDLYEGFVIINGHLSGTGSAEDEDRFKAVITHEAGHFLGMAHSQNAMHSGYATMYPSIESLDQKTLEPDDRAAISLLYPTPDYLASVGFISGAVRTGGNEKVSGVCVIAVDTATGDAYSTIVDYYSGGHPAFQNPPAANGTFTISGLPPGYYAVRVEPLLEVFTKGSAIASYPTPINTNTAIEWYNSTGESADLLLDNWNDFTPVRVRAGDTTKNVAIFTNQSALTTEVTHHQGGLGSYLELPVPGANITSYANRFTAPTNGSLVGMKLLFLSPSVTPVGGSFTVTVYSNKAGSLAGIPNNVLGTVTIPYKYLMGNQENEIWLRGIGAPVNFNAGEEFHIAVTNSLGTLVIPTDDGSNTQNRSSYKTISGWKNFPDGVPGGTGVTIWMTAVYTTVTAGSPQAALNASPNPVNFGTTRPNKPVEQSLTISNPGTATLNVTSATISGVNQSEFSIVGGGAPFSVNKGESHQLTLRFNPTTNGSSRSAMLTLASNAPGSPLGIQLNGSAGLAVAQEALSVIDLKERRVGATAMVDTVVLQNTGNDTLRISEIATTGADSARLRYFGAKSVLVAPGTTLKLRVRFDPQERRRYSSTIRLTHDDTTGFSEFAVFGTGVAGIASAERDTLIFPRTAVQSSYDSAYSITNTGDYPLTITALGLNGADKSAFAIITQPTIPLTLQPGQTLSVPIRYTPDADRRHIAQLRLSHNGLASPTDFTVIGYGPTVSGVHDGTIGDGTIGTEIATGGTILRLLPVSGNPVREAINVRVSIRGAGTATGQLSLVDLSGKTMLHPIPFSFAGAGTERIEQLRIGLDGVPSGAYQLLLRTSHGAAAQRVVVAR